The following proteins are encoded in a genomic region of Sulfurimonas sp. HSL3-7:
- a CDS encoding YgiQ family radical SAM protein, protein MSRKKPIKNNTDEAAFSEKDFLVTTREEMERRGWKQCDVVLISGDAYIDSPFIGTAVVGRMLEQMGYKVGIIGQPDIENGEDIGRLGEPRLFWGVSGGSIDSMVSNYTATKKFRNSDDYTPGGKNNKRPDRAVLVYSNLIRRYFKNTVPIVLGGIEASLRRVTHYDYWTNKLRKPILFDSKADILIYGMGETALRELVHALDEGKEYRDIRGLCYIAKEPVEAYHQLPSHDECLKEKEKFIDLFDLFYDNNDPISAKGLCQKVDTRYSIQNPPCDYLDESEMDAVSALPFTRELHPYHRPQGKVKCLETIKFSIMTHQGCWGECNFCAIGVHQGRTIRTRSEESIVAEAKEFTTYKDFKGIISDVGGPTANMYGYECKKKLKLGTCDHQRCVDSRHLCSSMRVDHSRVINMMKQVREVPGVKKAFVASGIRYDLINEDPKHGYSYLKELVRHHISGQMKVAPEHTQQHVLDLMGKPGKQTLIDFKKLYDKLNREEGKKQFLTYYLIAAHPGCEEKDMHELKRFTQEELKMNPEQAQVFTPTPGTYSAVMYYTEMDPVTRKKIFVEKDTRRKEKQKEIVVKKQVFKRGFAS, encoded by the coding sequence ATGAGCAGAAAAAAACCTATTAAAAACAATACAGACGAAGCTGCTTTTAGTGAGAAGGACTTTCTTGTCACTACCCGTGAGGAGATGGAGCGCCGCGGCTGGAAACAGTGCGACGTCGTCCTGATCTCGGGTGATGCCTACATCGACTCGCCGTTCATCGGTACAGCGGTTGTCGGCCGCATGCTTGAACAGATGGGCTACAAGGTCGGCATCATCGGCCAGCCTGACATTGAAAACGGTGAAGATATCGGCCGCCTGGGCGAACCGCGCCTCTTCTGGGGTGTCAGCGGCGGGAGCATCGATTCAATGGTCTCCAACTATACCGCCACGAAGAAGTTTAGAAACAGTGACGATTATACTCCCGGCGGCAAAAACAACAAGCGACCCGACCGCGCGGTGCTGGTCTATAGCAATCTGATACGCCGTTATTTCAAGAACACCGTACCGATCGTTCTCGGCGGCATCGAAGCGAGCCTGCGCCGCGTTACGCACTACGACTACTGGACCAACAAGCTCCGCAAGCCGATCCTTTTTGACTCCAAGGCCGACATTCTTATCTACGGCATGGGCGAGACTGCGCTCCGTGAACTGGTACATGCACTGGACGAGGGGAAAGAGTACCGCGACATCAGGGGGCTTTGCTACATCGCCAAAGAGCCGGTTGAGGCGTACCACCAGCTGCCGTCACATGACGAGTGCCTTAAGGAGAAAGAGAAGTTCATTGACCTCTTCGATCTTTTCTACGACAACAACGATCCCATTTCGGCCAAGGGGCTATGCCAGAAGGTCGATACGCGCTACAGCATCCAGAACCCGCCGTGTGACTACCTGGATGAGAGTGAGATGGATGCCGTCTCGGCCCTGCCATTCACCCGCGAACTCCACCCCTACCACCGACCGCAGGGGAAGGTAAAGTGTCTTGAGACCATCAAGTTCTCCATCATGACCCATCAGGGGTGCTGGGGCGAGTGTAACTTCTGTGCCATCGGCGTTCATCAGGGCCGTACCATCCGCACCCGTTCCGAAGAATCCATCGTCGCCGAGGCCAAGGAGTTCACCACCTACAAAGATTTCAAGGGGATCATCTCCGATGTCGGCGGTCCGACGGCCAATATGTACGGCTACGAATGTAAGAAGAAGCTCAAACTCGGCACCTGCGACCATCAGCGTTGTGTCGACTCCCGCCATCTCTGTTCATCGATGCGCGTTGACCACAGCCGCGTCATCAACATGATGAAGCAGGTGAGAGAAGTGCCGGGAGTCAAAAAGGCTTTCGTCGCTTCCGGGATCCGTTACGACCTGATCAACGAGGACCCGAAACACGGCTACTCCTATCTCAAAGAGCTGGTGCGCCACCACATCTCCGGTCAGATGAAAGTAGCGCCTGAGCATACGCAGCAGCACGTGCTGGACCTTATGGGCAAACCGGGCAAGCAGACGCTGATCGACTTTAAAAAGCTTTATGACAAGCTCAACCGGGAAGAGGGAAAAAAGCAGTTTCTGACCTACTACCTCATCGCGGCGCATCCCGGCTGCGAAGAGAAAGACATGCACGAGCTGAAACGTTTTACGCAGGAGGAGCTCAAGATGAACCCCGAACAGGCACAGGTCTTTACGCCGACACCTGGAACCTACTCAGCAGTGATGTACTATACCGAAATGGACCCGGTAACACGCAAGAAGATCTTTGTCGAGAAAGACACACGCCGTAAAGAGAAGCAAAAAGAGATCGTGGTCAAAAAGCAGGTTTTTAAAAGAGGATTTGCGAGTTAA
- a CDS encoding SLC13 family permease: protein MNILVFDTPMLVSALIMTITFIGIFTEGLHGFHRTKFALLGAMAMVIAGQMLDFYSPEDAIEAIDWNVVLLLGTMMTIVAIMIPTGGFHIIAYNVAHYSRGRLFLLMVLIGLAVSLFSLMLDNVTTVVIFGPLIVLITQALKVNPVPYLIAAAMLSNVGGVATLVGDPPNLMIGSAAHIDFSTFLMHMGGVVMVAWITIMLALRFIFRRELSEIPLIPDFSKSLVLEDSRTWQAAILALSIIVVLFMVHHLLGWEPWMVAASGFVFLLFIAPTIDLDSTFAKVEITLLTFFIALFILIGGAEQSHFLQFIGTFLLPFVKHDLLLSTILLMWIAALLSSLIDNIPFTVGMIPVLLGLEAHGINITPLWWALAIGVGMGGNGTHLGSTANVYVVTLSERIAKEYSDPSLAIKPGMWFRKGTPAMLLSLLVSSVLMVIFFDYFSTPIP, encoded by the coding sequence ATGAACATTTTAGTATTTGACACGCCCATGTTGGTTTCTGCTCTCATCATGACAATCACGTTTATAGGCATCTTTACCGAGGGGCTGCACGGCTTCCATCGTACGAAATTTGCACTTCTTGGCGCCATGGCGATGGTGATCGCGGGACAGATGCTGGACTTCTATTCTCCCGAAGACGCTATAGAGGCGATTGATTGGAATGTCGTGCTATTGTTGGGTACGATGATGACTATTGTGGCCATCATGATCCCCACCGGCGGTTTTCATATTATTGCCTACAATGTCGCCCACTATAGTCGCGGAAGACTCTTTTTACTGATGGTTCTAATCGGCTTGGCGGTATCTCTTTTCTCTCTTATGCTTGACAATGTGACGACTGTTGTAATCTTTGGCCCCCTGATCGTACTGATCACCCAGGCATTAAAGGTCAATCCTGTTCCCTACCTCATCGCCGCTGCGATGCTTTCAAATGTCGGCGGTGTTGCCACCTTGGTGGGCGACCCGCCAAACCTGATGATCGGTTCTGCAGCACATATTGATTTCAGTACTTTTCTGATGCATATGGGAGGCGTCGTCATGGTCGCATGGATAACGATCATGCTGGCGCTTCGGTTTATTTTCCGCAGAGAATTGAGCGAAATACCGTTGATACCTGATTTCTCAAAATCCCTTGTGCTCGAAGACAGCAGGACATGGCAAGCTGCGATCTTGGCTCTGAGCATCATTGTCGTTTTGTTTATGGTGCACCACCTGCTTGGATGGGAGCCGTGGATGGTTGCCGCTTCCGGTTTTGTGTTTCTGCTCTTTATCGCACCAACGATCGATCTGGACAGCACCTTTGCAAAAGTGGAGATCACGCTTTTGACTTTTTTTATTGCGCTCTTTATCCTGATCGGCGGCGCAGAACAGAGCCATTTTTTACAGTTTATCGGTACTTTTCTTCTCCCTTTCGTTAAGCATGATCTGCTGCTCTCAACGATCCTGCTTATGTGGATTGCCGCGCTTCTTTCCTCTCTGATCGACAACATCCCTTTTACCGTGGGGATGATCCCTGTGCTTCTGGGGCTGGAAGCGCACGGCATCAACATAACGCCTCTTTGGTGGGCATTGGCTATCGGTGTCGGCATGGGCGGTAACGGCACGCATCTGGGCTCTACGGCCAATGTGTACGTTGTGACGCTCTCAGAACGCATCGCAAAAGAGTACAGTGATCCTTCTCTGGCGATCAAACCCGGAATGTGGTTTAGAAAAGGGACGCCCGCAATGCTGCTTTCGCTGCTGGTCTCTTCCGTATTGATGGTGATCTTTTTTGATTATTTTTCGACACCGATCCCCTAA